Genomic segment of Shewanella sp. OMA3-2:
GTCACTGACGTTATTAAGGAAGTACTATGAGTTTTGCCGTAATGCAGCCTTATTTATTTCCTTATTTGGGCTATTACCAACTGGTTAATGCTGTAGAAAAATTTGTTTTTTACGATGATGTTACCTTTATAAAAGGTGGCTATATAAACCGTAATAATATTTTATCTAATGGTAAAGCTCAGCGTTTTACTATTCCAGTGCCAGGCCTATCATCAAACACACTGATTAATGAACTCAATTTCGATTCGAATATTAAAAAAGTGCTTAAAACAATCGAACAGAGTTATAAGAAAACACCTTATTTTGAGCATGTTTTTCCACTTATTGTATCTGTATTGAGCGATGAGAATAGGCGTATAGATCATATTTGTGCAAAAAGCATTTCAGTAGTATTTGAGTATCTAGGTATTAATAAAGACTTTTATTTTTCAAGTGAACTTGAGTATAACCGTGATTTGTCTGCAGCTGATAAGTTGATAGCAATGGCTGATGTTTTAAAATCAAATGAATATA
This window contains:
- a CDS encoding WbqC family protein codes for the protein MSFAVMQPYLFPYLGYYQLVNAVEKFVFYDDVTFIKGGYINRNNILSNGKAQRFTIPVPGLSSNTLINELNFDSNIKKVLKTIEQSYKKTPYFEHVFPLIVSVLSDENRRIDHICAKSISVVFEYLGINKDFYFSSELEYNRDLSAADKLIAMADVLKSNEYINSPGGKSLYDKKYFAENKIRLSFIEIEKYEYLQNTNEFIPHLSMIDVLMYNSKADVIDMLSKYKLV